Proteins from a genomic interval of Nitrospina gracilis Nb-211:
- a CDS encoding penicillin-binding protein activator LpoB, with protein MNGSVRLGFPLAIGLLLLGGCATYSASTIENAPGSPTVYEDPNSTGQLAGVGIESQDIRAMTDKMMRDMLTNPSLAGAKTPPKVIIDAEFFRNESSSRINKNIITDRLRVDLNRAAQGRMVFVGRHYEGMVKEETAYKGRGASLLSGDYRLGGRITTLDQINPTTGRTSRYHQIIFEMVDLNNSAIVWTGIYDFRKSARDDIIYR; from the coding sequence ATGAACGGATCGGTCAGACTTGGGTTCCCTTTGGCAATCGGCCTGCTCCTGCTGGGCGGGTGCGCCACCTATTCCGCGTCCACCATCGAAAACGCACCGGGCAGCCCCACGGTGTATGAAGACCCGAATTCCACCGGACAACTCGCGGGCGTGGGCATCGAATCGCAGGACATCCGCGCCATGACTGACAAGATGATGCGCGACATGTTGACCAACCCGTCGCTCGCCGGCGCCAAGACGCCGCCCAAAGTCATCATCGACGCCGAGTTTTTCCGCAATGAAAGTTCGTCGCGCATCAACAAGAACATCATCACCGACCGCCTGCGCGTGGACCTGAACCGCGCGGCGCAGGGCCGCATGGTGTTCGTCGGCCGTCATTACGAGGGCATGGTGAAGGAAGAGACCGCTTACAAGGGACGCGGTGCCAGCCTGCTCTCCGGCGACTACCGGCTGGGCGGACGCATCACCACCCTCGACCAGATCAATCCCACCACCGGACGGACCTCCCGTTATCATCAGATCATTTTTGAAATGGTGGACCTGAACAACAGCGCCATTGTGTGGACGGGGATTTATGATTTTCGCAAATCTGCGCGGGACGATATCATCTACCGGTGA